A region from the Phaenicophaeus curvirostris isolate KB17595 chromosome 3, BPBGC_Pcur_1.0, whole genome shotgun sequence genome encodes:
- the ADNP2 gene encoding activity-dependent neuroprotector homeobox protein 2 isoform X1 → MFQIPVQNLDNIRKARKKVKGILVDLGLDSCRELLKSLKSFDPGEKHFCSTSWSDVSPWESVGKRKRYRTKPYCCSLCKFSSKLLTSFKNHLHRYHEDEMDQELVVPCPKCAFASDPKIMGKHIRMFHSSNKRIQNYTVSILDGMKQFRTDIINFTCLKCHFTDTLYYNMKKHVLMNHFQNLISTYFGQKHDESKEDAIEHYCKKCNASANSQDSLMYHVLTAETHRDLENKLRSVISEHIKKPGLVKQMHIAPKPPQGVTVAAPSAGTATVPGGSVTAPACVQLAFPQNNQNQSVAQPKAVQNTVRSLSVPSASGSLPHTTSAPVVTPSQVTLVSSNIPIGQDNINIQPSPSQPIIVSHGLPLNQPVRAGATPLNQSVGTVNGTVAPAVLPLNQSVRPGLFPINQPIGTISGPVAAGTLPVTQPVNPVNQPVAPGVLPVNQLVAPGVLSVNQSLGNMNRPGVLPVAQTVTSGVLQLNQPVASVVPTRCPGRTGFLQLNQPVAPAVIPVNQPVQPAVSQNATFLTAGSIIRQLIPTGKQVNGIPTYTLAPVSVTLPVAPGGGVATVAPPQVPMQLMQSGTVTQLSQSPASAPSPPVVLMSQNISLQAPPPGSETGQAIRQAKQWKTCPVCNELFPSNVYEVHMEVAHKHGAVKIEETLEPDKLAACAPFLRWMTEKTVRCFSCKCFLSEEELMKHLLMHGLACLFCTVTFHDLKSLVEHNKTTHNGKKQLHADYSNRGFQLGNDAQGDLVFPHFDFSTVLPKEDIGEREVHLAVLAGLNSRTLVPVYIKVKPRTAEVNNRCKEKALTCPFCFGTFVSKETYETHLKERHHIMPTVHTILKTPAFKCIHCCGVYTGNMTLTAIAVHLLRCRSAPKDSNSSMKMQLERTEKKELLLLNGEKHVSVVLKRKQLDSCFIAEDQRSKEQQPLSLSSGIALSPEKEVNSGVVPFKRQKVNTRTEMKRLPSSEDLCILAVDPKQYDHNSYEAQKQFLTDYFHKRPYPSKKEVELLSLYVYAWKIDVASFFGKRRNLCLKAINNHKPSVLLGFSMSELKNVKHSLTIKDEPLDT, encoded by the exons ATGTTTCAAATTCCTGTTCAAAATCTTGATAATATCAGGAAGGCTCGAAAAAAGGTGAAGGGCATTCTTGTGGATCTTGGGCTTGACAGCTGCAGGGAGTTGTTGAAG aGTCTTAAAAGCTTTGACCCAGGTGAAAAACACTTTTGTAGCACTTCATGGAGTGATGTCTCTCCTTGGGAATCTGTGGGCAAAAGGAAG agATACAGAACAAAGCCATACTGCTGTAGCTTATGCAAGTTCTCGTCAAAATTACTTACTTCATTCAAGAATCACTTACACCGTTACCATGAGGATGAAATGGACCAAGAGCTGGTGGTTCCTTGCCCAAAATGTGCATTTGCTTCTGATCCCAAAATAATGGGAAAACATATCCGGATGTTTCATTCATCTAATAAAAGAATACAGAACTATACAGTCAGCATTTTGGATGGCATGAAACAATTTAGGACTGACATCATAAACTTTACATGTCTGAAATGTCACTTTACAGACACGTTGTATTACAATATGAAGAAACATGTGCTGATGAACCATTTTCAAAACTTAATAAGTACATATTTTGGCCAGAAACATGATGAAAGCAAAGAGGATGCTATTGAGCACtactgtaaaaaatgtaatgcttcTGCAAACAGCCAGGACTCTTTAATGTATCATGTCTTGACAGCTGAAACACACAGAGACCTGGAAAACAAACTTCGGTCTGTGATTTCAGAACATATTAAAAAACCAGGACTTGTGAAACAAATGCATATTGCTCCAAAGCCACCCCAAGGTGTGACAGTGGCTGCTCCATCTGCAGGGACTGCCACTGTTCCAGGAGGTTCTGTCACAGCTCCAGCTTGTGTCCAGCTTGCATTTCCACAGAATAATCAAAACCAGAGTGTGGCACAGCCAAAAGCAGTTCAAAACACAGTTAGATCACTAAGTGTTCCAAGTGCTTCTGGTAGCCTTCCACATACAACTTCTGCTCCAGTAGTTACACCATCGCAGGTTACTCTTGTATCTAGTAATATTCCTATAGGTCAGGATAACATTAATATTCAGCCATCACCTTCCCAGCCTATCATCGTTTCCCATGGGCTCCCCCTTAATCAACCTGTAAGGGCTGGAGCTACTCCTCTTAATCAATCTGTTGGGACCGTAAATGGAACTGTGGCTCCTGCAGTTCTTCCTCTTAATCAGTCTGTCAGGCCTGGGCTTTTTCCTATTAATCAACCCATTGGTACTATAAGTGGTCCAGTTGCAGCTGGAACACTACCTGTTACTCAACCTGTCAATCCTGTAAATCAGCCGGTTGCACCAGGAGTCCTCCCTGTGAATCAGCTGGTTGCACCAGGTGTTCTCTCTGTCAACCAGTCACTTGGGAATATGAACAGACCTGGGGTCCTTCCTGTGGCGCAGACAGTTACGTCAGGGGTTCTCCAGCTTAACCAGCCTGTTGCCTCTGTTGTTCCAACCAGATGCCCTGGCAGAACTGGGTTTCTTCAGCTTAATCAACCTGTAGCCCCTGCAGTTATCCCAGTAAATCAGCCAGTTCAACCTGCAGTTTCTCAAAATGCAACTTTTTTGACTGCAGGTTCTATAATTAGGCAGTTGATTCCGACTGGTAAGCAGGTTAATGGGATACCTACCTACACGCTGGCACCAGTTTCAGTTACTTTGCCTGTAGCTCCTGGGGGTGGAGTAGCAACTGTTGCACCACCACAAGTACCCATGCAGCTAATGCAGTCTGGGACAGTAACTCAGTTGTCACAGTCACCAGCTAGTGCACCCTCTCCTCCAGTGGTTTTGATGTCTCAGAATATATCATTACAAGCCCCACCACCTGGTTCTGAAACAGGTCAGGCTATCAGACAGGCTAAGCAGTGGAAGACTTGCCCTGTTTGCAATGAGCTCTTCCCATCAAATGTCTACGAGGTGCACATGGAGGTGGCCCACAAACATGGTGCAGTAAAAATAGAGGAAACCCTGGAACCTGACAAACTTGCAGCTTGTGCCCCCTTTCTGAGGTGGATGACAGAAAAGACGGTCCGCTGTTTCTCCTGTAAATGTTTTCTCTCTGAGGAAGAGCTCATGAAACATCTCTTGATGCATGGCTTAGCTTGCTTGTTTTGCACAGTTACTTTCCATGACTTAAAAAGCCTTGTGGAGCACAATAAAACTACACACAATGGGAAAAAGCAATTACATGCAGATTATAGCAACAGAGGCTTTCAACTAGGTAATGATGCTCAGGGTGACCTTGTATTTCCACACTTTGATTTCAGTACGGTGTTACCAAAAGAAGACATTGGTGAAAGAGAAGTACATTTGGCAGTGCTTGCTGGGCTAAATTCAAGAACGCTTGTCCCTGTTTACATCAAAGTGAAACCTCGGACAGCAGAGGTGAACAACAGGTGCAAAGAAAAAGCGTTAACCTGCCCCTTTTGCTTTGGTACGTTTGTTAGCAAAGAAACCTATGAAACACATTTGAAAGAGCGGCATCATATAATGCCAACTGTACATACAATTTTAAAGACTCCTGCTTTCAAGTGCATCCACTGTTGTGGTGTGTACACTGGAAATATGACTCTAACAGCTATTGCTGTACATTTGCTCCGTTGTAGAAGTGCTCCCAAAGACAGCAACTCAAGTATGAAGATGCAGCTTGAGCGTACTGAGAAGAAAGAGCTACTGCTTCTGAATGGTGAAAAGCATGTTTCTGTGGTATTGAAAAGGAAGCAATTGGATTCCTGCTTTATTGCAGAAGACCAAAGGAGTAAGGAACAGCAGCCTCTGAGCTTAAGTAGTGGCATAGCTCTATCTCCAGAAAAAGAAGTGAATTCAGGAGTAGTGCCTTTCAAGCGACAAAAGGTTAATACTAGGACTGAGATGAAGAGGCTTCCTTCTAGTGAGGATCTTTGCATTTTAGCGGTAGATCCTAAGCAGTATGATCACAATTCATATGAAGCTCAAAAACAGTTTTTGACAGACTACTTTCACAAGAGGCCATATCCTTCTAAAAAAGAAGTGGAATTGCTTTCCCTGTATGTATATGCGTGGAAAATTGATGTTGCGTCATTctttggaaaaaggaggaatttatGCTTAAAGGCGATCAATAATCACAAGCCATCTGTGCTGCTGGGTTTCAGTATGTCTGAACTAAAAAATGTCAAGCACAGTTTGACTATAAAAGATGAACCATTAGATACGTAA
- the ADNP2 gene encoding activity-dependent neuroprotector homeobox protein 2 isoform X2 — protein MDQELVVPCPKCAFASDPKIMGKHIRMFHSSNKRIQNYTVSILDGMKQFRTDIINFTCLKCHFTDTLYYNMKKHVLMNHFQNLISTYFGQKHDESKEDAIEHYCKKCNASANSQDSLMYHVLTAETHRDLENKLRSVISEHIKKPGLVKQMHIAPKPPQGVTVAAPSAGTATVPGGSVTAPACVQLAFPQNNQNQSVAQPKAVQNTVRSLSVPSASGSLPHTTSAPVVTPSQVTLVSSNIPIGQDNINIQPSPSQPIIVSHGLPLNQPVRAGATPLNQSVGTVNGTVAPAVLPLNQSVRPGLFPINQPIGTISGPVAAGTLPVTQPVNPVNQPVAPGVLPVNQLVAPGVLSVNQSLGNMNRPGVLPVAQTVTSGVLQLNQPVASVVPTRCPGRTGFLQLNQPVAPAVIPVNQPVQPAVSQNATFLTAGSIIRQLIPTGKQVNGIPTYTLAPVSVTLPVAPGGGVATVAPPQVPMQLMQSGTVTQLSQSPASAPSPPVVLMSQNISLQAPPPGSETGQAIRQAKQWKTCPVCNELFPSNVYEVHMEVAHKHGAVKIEETLEPDKLAACAPFLRWMTEKTVRCFSCKCFLSEEELMKHLLMHGLACLFCTVTFHDLKSLVEHNKTTHNGKKQLHADYSNRGFQLGNDAQGDLVFPHFDFSTVLPKEDIGEREVHLAVLAGLNSRTLVPVYIKVKPRTAEVNNRCKEKALTCPFCFGTFVSKETYETHLKERHHIMPTVHTILKTPAFKCIHCCGVYTGNMTLTAIAVHLLRCRSAPKDSNSSMKMQLERTEKKELLLLNGEKHVSVVLKRKQLDSCFIAEDQRSKEQQPLSLSSGIALSPEKEVNSGVVPFKRQKVNTRTEMKRLPSSEDLCILAVDPKQYDHNSYEAQKQFLTDYFHKRPYPSKKEVELLSLYVYAWKIDVASFFGKRRNLCLKAINNHKPSVLLGFSMSELKNVKHSLTIKDEPLDT, from the coding sequence ATGGACCAAGAGCTGGTGGTTCCTTGCCCAAAATGTGCATTTGCTTCTGATCCCAAAATAATGGGAAAACATATCCGGATGTTTCATTCATCTAATAAAAGAATACAGAACTATACAGTCAGCATTTTGGATGGCATGAAACAATTTAGGACTGACATCATAAACTTTACATGTCTGAAATGTCACTTTACAGACACGTTGTATTACAATATGAAGAAACATGTGCTGATGAACCATTTTCAAAACTTAATAAGTACATATTTTGGCCAGAAACATGATGAAAGCAAAGAGGATGCTATTGAGCACtactgtaaaaaatgtaatgcttcTGCAAACAGCCAGGACTCTTTAATGTATCATGTCTTGACAGCTGAAACACACAGAGACCTGGAAAACAAACTTCGGTCTGTGATTTCAGAACATATTAAAAAACCAGGACTTGTGAAACAAATGCATATTGCTCCAAAGCCACCCCAAGGTGTGACAGTGGCTGCTCCATCTGCAGGGACTGCCACTGTTCCAGGAGGTTCTGTCACAGCTCCAGCTTGTGTCCAGCTTGCATTTCCACAGAATAATCAAAACCAGAGTGTGGCACAGCCAAAAGCAGTTCAAAACACAGTTAGATCACTAAGTGTTCCAAGTGCTTCTGGTAGCCTTCCACATACAACTTCTGCTCCAGTAGTTACACCATCGCAGGTTACTCTTGTATCTAGTAATATTCCTATAGGTCAGGATAACATTAATATTCAGCCATCACCTTCCCAGCCTATCATCGTTTCCCATGGGCTCCCCCTTAATCAACCTGTAAGGGCTGGAGCTACTCCTCTTAATCAATCTGTTGGGACCGTAAATGGAACTGTGGCTCCTGCAGTTCTTCCTCTTAATCAGTCTGTCAGGCCTGGGCTTTTTCCTATTAATCAACCCATTGGTACTATAAGTGGTCCAGTTGCAGCTGGAACACTACCTGTTACTCAACCTGTCAATCCTGTAAATCAGCCGGTTGCACCAGGAGTCCTCCCTGTGAATCAGCTGGTTGCACCAGGTGTTCTCTCTGTCAACCAGTCACTTGGGAATATGAACAGACCTGGGGTCCTTCCTGTGGCGCAGACAGTTACGTCAGGGGTTCTCCAGCTTAACCAGCCTGTTGCCTCTGTTGTTCCAACCAGATGCCCTGGCAGAACTGGGTTTCTTCAGCTTAATCAACCTGTAGCCCCTGCAGTTATCCCAGTAAATCAGCCAGTTCAACCTGCAGTTTCTCAAAATGCAACTTTTTTGACTGCAGGTTCTATAATTAGGCAGTTGATTCCGACTGGTAAGCAGGTTAATGGGATACCTACCTACACGCTGGCACCAGTTTCAGTTACTTTGCCTGTAGCTCCTGGGGGTGGAGTAGCAACTGTTGCACCACCACAAGTACCCATGCAGCTAATGCAGTCTGGGACAGTAACTCAGTTGTCACAGTCACCAGCTAGTGCACCCTCTCCTCCAGTGGTTTTGATGTCTCAGAATATATCATTACAAGCCCCACCACCTGGTTCTGAAACAGGTCAGGCTATCAGACAGGCTAAGCAGTGGAAGACTTGCCCTGTTTGCAATGAGCTCTTCCCATCAAATGTCTACGAGGTGCACATGGAGGTGGCCCACAAACATGGTGCAGTAAAAATAGAGGAAACCCTGGAACCTGACAAACTTGCAGCTTGTGCCCCCTTTCTGAGGTGGATGACAGAAAAGACGGTCCGCTGTTTCTCCTGTAAATGTTTTCTCTCTGAGGAAGAGCTCATGAAACATCTCTTGATGCATGGCTTAGCTTGCTTGTTTTGCACAGTTACTTTCCATGACTTAAAAAGCCTTGTGGAGCACAATAAAACTACACACAATGGGAAAAAGCAATTACATGCAGATTATAGCAACAGAGGCTTTCAACTAGGTAATGATGCTCAGGGTGACCTTGTATTTCCACACTTTGATTTCAGTACGGTGTTACCAAAAGAAGACATTGGTGAAAGAGAAGTACATTTGGCAGTGCTTGCTGGGCTAAATTCAAGAACGCTTGTCCCTGTTTACATCAAAGTGAAACCTCGGACAGCAGAGGTGAACAACAGGTGCAAAGAAAAAGCGTTAACCTGCCCCTTTTGCTTTGGTACGTTTGTTAGCAAAGAAACCTATGAAACACATTTGAAAGAGCGGCATCATATAATGCCAACTGTACATACAATTTTAAAGACTCCTGCTTTCAAGTGCATCCACTGTTGTGGTGTGTACACTGGAAATATGACTCTAACAGCTATTGCTGTACATTTGCTCCGTTGTAGAAGTGCTCCCAAAGACAGCAACTCAAGTATGAAGATGCAGCTTGAGCGTACTGAGAAGAAAGAGCTACTGCTTCTGAATGGTGAAAAGCATGTTTCTGTGGTATTGAAAAGGAAGCAATTGGATTCCTGCTTTATTGCAGAAGACCAAAGGAGTAAGGAACAGCAGCCTCTGAGCTTAAGTAGTGGCATAGCTCTATCTCCAGAAAAAGAAGTGAATTCAGGAGTAGTGCCTTTCAAGCGACAAAAGGTTAATACTAGGACTGAGATGAAGAGGCTTCCTTCTAGTGAGGATCTTTGCATTTTAGCGGTAGATCCTAAGCAGTATGATCACAATTCATATGAAGCTCAAAAACAGTTTTTGACAGACTACTTTCACAAGAGGCCATATCCTTCTAAAAAAGAAGTGGAATTGCTTTCCCTGTATGTATATGCGTGGAAAATTGATGTTGCGTCATTctttggaaaaaggaggaatttatGCTTAAAGGCGATCAATAATCACAAGCCATCTGTGCTGCTGGGTTTCAGTATGTCTGAACTAAAAAATGTCAAGCACAGTTTGACTATAAAAGATGAACCATTAGATACGTAA